GACCTAAGGTTCATAAGTGAAGAGCAGAAAGAACGTATTCGCGACAAGATGCGTTCGATCGTTGCAAACAATCTGCCTGGTAGTAAAGCGAAGATCTCATTCTTTGACGGCATACCGGCAATGACCCCGGTCGACGGAAATTTCGCGTTACTTGCAAGACTCGATCAGGCGAGTAAAGACCTTGGATTCGGGCCGGTCGAAGCTCTCGATCCGGGTCTTCGAGGGGCCGGCGATATTGCATTCATCGCGCATCTCGTGCCAAGTCTGGATGGCATTGGGATAGGAGGCGGCGGAAATTCCCACGCGAAAGGTGAGTATGCCGATCTTTCTTCGATGCCCATGCTCACGAAACGTGCCGCGATACTGATATATCGGCTGACCAAGGAACCAACCGACAAGAAATGATGAGAAACAATCTCGATCCGCGTCGATCGCTGGCCGCTCTGTTGGTCGGCGCTATCCTATTCACCGCCTGCTTTGGGCAAAACATTCCGCGCGCAAAACCTGAATCCGTTGGCATGTCGACCGAAAGGCTTGGCCGGCTCAGTAAGGAACTCGATAAATATGTTCGCGACGGCTTGCTCGCAGGCGGCGTTGTTATGGTCGCCCGTCGCAGCAAGGTCGCATTTACACATGTGTTTGGTGACCGCGACCGCGAAGCGAGGTCACCAATGCTCGAAGACACGATCTTCCGCATTGCTTCTCAAAGCAAGTTGATAACAAGCGTCGGCATCATGATATTGCAGGAAGAGGGAAAACTTCTGATCACTGATCACGTCGGAAAGTTCATACCCGAATTCAACGACACGACCGTGGCGATCCCGAACGGCAGCGGCGGCTACGAAGTAGTGAAGGCGAAACGAAAGATCACGATCCGCGATCTGCTGACGCACACCGCCGGAATAAGTTATGGCACCGGCCCCGCAAAGGATAAATGGGAAGCCGCCGGTATTACTGGCTTCTATACGGCAGACCGGGATGAACCGATCGGAGAAACGGTTAGAAAGATGGCAGCTCTTCCGATGGATGCCCATCCCGGAGAAAAATACATTTACGGTTACGCGAACGAGATACTCGGCGTCGTCATCGAAAAAGCGAGCGGAATGGATCTTGACTCGTTCTTCAGCGACCGTCTATACGATCCTCTCGGCATGACCGACACTTCCTTTTTTCTTCCACCTTCGAAGGCGGGCCGATTTGCAGTCGTATATTCGGCAGGTACCGATGGAAAGATCTCGCGGGCTCCCGATCCGGGTAAGATCGTTGGCCAGGGGGCATACCTTTTGGGTCCGAGAAGGAATTTTGCCGGCGGTGCCGGAATACTCTCGACCGCCGGCGACTATATGCGATTTCTGTTGATGCTCGCAAATGGCGGCGAACTCAGCGGCAAACGGATCCTTAGCCGCAAATCGGTCGAGCTTCTCTCGGCGGATCATTTACGCGGTATTCCGTTTCGCGATGGGCAGGGATTTGGCTTTGGCGTTTCGGTGGTGAAGGATCTCGGCGCCCGCGGAACCATCGGCTCGGTTGGCGAATACGGCTGGGGCGGAGCCTACCATACGGCCTACTGGATCGATCCGAAAGAACAGATGGTTGTCGTCTACATGACGCAGCTGATCCCTGCCGGGACGATCGATGACGTTGGCAAGCTACGGACTCTTGTCTACCAGTCGATGATCGATTGACCCGGTCGTTTTTGTTTGATCTGGCAATATCAGGATCCAGACGGCGTCTGATCTGATAAGTCCGGAGCAGTTTTTCCGCGTTAAAGTTTAGCGAAGATCAAATCTTGGAGGGGCGCATTATGGCATACGATGGCGAGATACTTGAACAGTGCGGAGTGGTCGATATGGACTGCTCGAAAGTGGCTGTAGTCGCGGTCAGCGGCAGCGGGCCGAACGTCTGCGGCCACCTGCTAATCGGCACCGGCGTCGGCGGAAACCTGAACTATTTTCATGTTGCCGAACTGCGGAATTATCCGAAGTATATGACCGAAACGGGCTTCCGCCGATATCTGAAAGAAAATGGAAAGAGCGAGATAAGGCGGCGCATTTTGTCGCTTCCCGACCCGAATGGAGCAATGACCTATCTCGAGGACCTGATGTCCAAAAAGTGGACGTGGGGAGCACTGCCAAATAACTGTGTAGCTTTTGTCGAGGAAGTGATCGCCGCCGGAGGCGGATCGTGGAGCTCGTACTCGAATTGCCCGGCCGCGGCGATCTCGGACTCGATCGAAGAAAGAGCGAACCGATTCATGAACACGCTTGAGAACGAGATCTACAGCCTTTACGGGGTCAGATGATAGCGGAATTACGACGCGACGACGATCTCGCCGACCAGATCGTAGTCGTGCGCTTCCGTTATGCGAACGTTGTAGATCGTCCCGATCTGCGGATCGAGATCGTCCGGAATGTCGTTTATCAGGATATAGCCGTCGATCTCTTGGGCCTGGCCCTGCAGTCGCCCCTGAAAGAGGAGGTCCGATTCTTGTGAAAGGCCTTCGAAAAGCACTGGAAACGTCTGTCCGACCTTTGCTTTGTTGAGTTGTTTGCTGATCTTCGCTTGTTCTTTCATCAATTCCGTTCGACGGCGTTTGGCGGTTCTTGCATCGACTTTGTCCGGAAGATCGTATGCTCCAGTTCCCTCCTCGTCCGAATAAGTGAAAACACCGACGTTATCGAACCGGCAGTTGCGGACGAATTCCATCAGTTCGTTAAAATCTTCTTCGGTCTCGCCCGGAAAGCCGGTGATAAAGGTCGTTCGTATCGTAATGCCGGGAACTCTTTCTCTTACTCGCCGAATAAGCTTCTCTAGCGATTCGCGTGTTCCGCCACGCTTCATCAGCTTCAAAATGTTTCGCGATGCGTGCTGTAGCGGCATATCCAAATACTTAACTGCCTTTGGAGTTTCGGCGACCGCAGCAAGAAACGCGTCAGAAATATGCGTTGGGTAGGCATACATCACACGCACCCATTCAAGTTCTTCGATCTCGCCCAACGCTCGGATCAGCGCCGCCAAAGCATCGACCTCGCCGAGATCTTCTCCGTAACGTGATGAATCCTGTGCGATCAAAACGACCTCTCTTACGCCTTGTTTCGCCAGCGTTCGAGCCTCCTCGATGATCGAACCGAACCTCCTCGACCTGAATGAACCGCGCATGCCCGGGATCGAACAAAATGCACACGGCCGGTCGCAACCCTCGGCGATCTTGATGAAGGCCGTATGTGAATCGGTTGCACGGTATCGCGGCGTGTCGAAATCGTAGAGATAGGTCGAGGTCTTGTTTCCTATCGGCGTGAGCGTAAGTTCACTTGCGTCGAAACGGTCGTCTGCGGCCTTTAATATCTCGCCGACCTGCGACGTCCCGATGAATGCATCGACCTCGGGAAGTTCCTTGATCAGGTCATCACGATAACGTTCGACAAGACACCCGGCTACGATCACGCGCGACGCCCTTCCGTTAAGCTTCTGCTGTGTCGCCTCAAATATCGCGTCGATCGATTCCTGTTTCGCTGATTCGATAAAGCCGCAGGTGTTGACGACGAGCGTGTCGGCTTCGTCGGCATTATTTGTGATCTGATAACCGGCCTCGGCAAGCGTACCCATCATCACCTCGCTGTCGACAAGGTTTTTAGGGCACCCGAGACTGACAAATCCAACTTTTTTCATACTGCGGCCTTACGTTTTTGAATCGAATTTAGCTTTCTCTCACGAGCGAGCGGTTTTTCGATGTTTCCGCGATCGCATCGAGCCAGCGTTCAACCTCTTCGGTTTCCGCCGGAGACAGCTGCTGTTCACCAAATCGTACGCGATTGTATCGTTCCGTGATCTTGACGGCTTCGGGAATTCCGACAACGTGTGCGAATTCCATTGGAGTTTGAAACGGTTCGCGAACGACCCCATTTTCAGCAAAGATGCCCAGAAAGCGCTCGTAGAATTCGACGGCCGATCCGCCTCGTTTGCCATAAAGACGATTCCATAGCTTGCCCCAAACCTTTAACTT
The DNA window shown above is from Chloracidobacterium sp. and carries:
- a CDS encoding beta-lactamase family protein, translating into MRNNLDPRRSLAALLVGAILFTACFGQNIPRAKPESVGMSTERLGRLSKELDKYVRDGLLAGGVVMVARRSKVAFTHVFGDRDREARSPMLEDTIFRIASQSKLITSVGIMILQEEGKLLITDHVGKFIPEFNDTTVAIPNGSGGYEVVKAKRKITIRDLLTHTAGISYGTGPAKDKWEAAGITGFYTADRDEPIGETVRKMAALPMDAHPGEKYIYGYANEILGVVIEKASGMDLDSFFSDRLYDPLGMTDTSFFLPPSKAGRFAVVYSAGTDGKISRAPDPGKIVGQGAYLLGPRRNFAGGAGILSTAGDYMRFLLMLANGGELSGKRILSRKSVELLSADHLRGIPFRDGQGFGFGVSVVKDLGARGTIGSVGEYGWGGAYHTAYWIDPKEQMVVVYMTQLIPAGTIDDVGKLRTLVYQSMID
- the rimO gene encoding 30S ribosomal protein S12 methylthiotransferase RimO, which translates into the protein MKKVGFVSLGCPKNLVDSEVMMGTLAEAGYQITNNADEADTLVVNTCGFIESAKQESIDAIFEATQQKLNGRASRVIVAGCLVERYRDDLIKELPEVDAFIGTSQVGEILKAADDRFDASELTLTPIGNKTSTYLYDFDTPRYRATDSHTAFIKIAEGCDRPCAFCSIPGMRGSFRSRRFGSIIEEARTLAKQGVREVVLIAQDSSRYGEDLGEVDALAALIRALGEIEELEWVRVMYAYPTHISDAFLAAVAETPKAVKYLDMPLQHASRNILKLMKRGGTRESLEKLIRRVRERVPGITIRTTFITGFPGETEEDFNELMEFVRNCRFDNVGVFTYSDEEGTGAYDLPDKVDARTAKRRRTELMKEQAKISKQLNKAKVGQTFPVLFEGLSQESDLLFQGRLQGQAQEIDGYILINDIPDDLDPQIGTIYNVRITEAHDYDLVGEIVVAS